The genomic stretch CAAAACCGATGGAACCGTTAATGTTATGCTGATCTGATTTGCCGAAAGAGTAGTTCCCGTCCAACTGTAAACGGACGGTATAAGAGTGATTGTCCGATTGATTGTGTGAAAGTTCTCCTCCATAGGGCAAGAGGCTTGTTCCCCCGGTATAGGTAGGATTACCTAGATAATCCGGTTCCCCTTCGGTTCTGGGTGCTGGCAATACACCATATTCTGTGCCTCGTAATTTTGCGGCATAGTTGGTTTGCTCTCCCCACCAGCTCTCCTGAATCGTATTCGATGTCTGGTAGGATGCAATAACATTCGCTTTCAGCCAATTTATCAGACTGAATTGTAAGTTTGCTGTAACAGATAACGCAGAACCACGCTGGTTGTAGGAACTGTTTTCCAATTCATTGAGAATATTGTATCGATAATATTCCGGACTCATGGTTCCCCATTTTCTTTTCTGAAAATAAAAATATTCCCCATTCTCGTCATATGCGGGTAACGCCCGAGTTGTTTTATAGGCATAATCCATCGGAGATAATTCCTGTTGATAATACTGACGGGTAGAGACATTCCCGTTCACGTTCAACGAAGCGTTGAACCAGGAAGTGAGGTTCGTGTTCATTTTCATCGTGGCTGTGTAGCGTTCGTTGTTACTGTCCCAAACCACGTCATTATCACGAGTGTAGCCGATCGAGGCATAATAAGTTGCTTCAGACGAACCTCCGGAAATACTGATCGTGTGAGAATGTGATACAGAGTTTTTAGTTAATAAATCGAACCAATCCGTGTTGATAACACTGAGACGTTCCACTTCTTTCTCGAATTGTTCATCGGTTAGTTCGTGATTATATAATTGATTCAATAGCCCCTCGTAACCTACCATGTTTATGTCATCCGGAAATGGATAGTGTTGTGCGACCAATTCTCGAGAGAATTGCATACGTTCCCTGGAATTCATCACGTTAATGGCCCGGTCGTTATAAGAAGGGCGTTGACGAAAGGTGGTCGTTAAATTGTAATTAACAATGGGGCGTCCGATGCGTCCTTTTTTGGTGGTTACCACGATAACCCCGTTGGCGGCACGAGTACCGTAAAGAGCGGTTGCGGCGGCATCTTTCAGCACGTCAATACGCTCGATGTCTTGCGGGTTGATTCCGGCAATGGCGTTACCGATACGATTAATGTAATCAGGATCATTCAAGTCTGATGCCGGTACATCAACGGGATCCTGCATCACGATACCATCCAGTACCCACAACGGTTCGCGGTTACCAATCAACGTGGAAGTACCGCGAATACGTAACTTAGGTACCACGCCAACTTCTCCGGAGTTGCTCATGAAAATTAAATCGGGAATTTGCCCCTGTAACATCTGGTCGATGGAAGAAACTCCCGGAATATTCAAATCCTCCATTTTCACGGAAGTTACGGAACTGGTGGATTTCCGGCGGTCCACTGTTTGATAGCCGGTGATCACCACCTCATCCATTTGGGTGGCTTCTTCTTCCATCGTAATATGTAATTCGGGTTCTCCTTTCCAAACTACTTCCTGCGTTTTCATTCCCACGAAAGAAAATACCAGTGTTGTTTCCCGGAAAGACGGTAGAACCAGTTTGAACCGACCGTCTTTATCGGATGTCACTCCCGTGGTTGTCCCTTTTATTATAATGGTCACTCCCGGCAATGGCGATTTATCTTTATCTCGGATAATTCCTTGAACGACAGCTTTATTATTTTCTTGAGGTTTGATGATTACCGTTTGTTCATTGAATACAAAATCGAGTTTCGAATCCTTGAATACTCGTTTAAGTAAAACCTCCACTTTTTCGTTTTTTGCTTGAACGTTGAGTTTCCCGATATGTTCGAAATTCCGGTGATTATAGACGAAAAACAAATCTGTCTGTTGCTGTATAGCCTGAAAAAGTTCCATCACCGTACACTCTTTCAAATCTAATGTAACGTGCTGTTGTTGGGCTGAGGTATGTGCCGATACACTTAAACCGCCCAAAGTCAGAAAGATTACTACTACTAATTTCATCATTTTTCCAATTTCCTGTGGCCAGATTGTTCCTGGCCATCGGATGGTTCGATTTTTTTTCATACTTTTGGAATGTTGATTAATACTATAAATACTTGACAAAATGTTATTTTAAGGTTTTGATCATTCCGGGAGAAAATTGCCGTTTTTCTTCCGGATTTTATTTCAATACCC from Butyricimonas virosa encodes the following:
- a CDS encoding SusC/RagA family TonB-linked outer membrane protein — its product is MKKNRTIRWPGTIWPQEIGKMMKLVVVIFLTLGGLSVSAHTSAQQQHVTLDLKECTVMELFQAIQQQTDLFFVYNHRNFEHIGKLNVQAKNEKVEVLLKRVFKDSKLDFVFNEQTVIIKPQENNKAVVQGIIRDKDKSPLPGVTIIIKGTTTGVTSDKDGRFKLVLPSFRETTLVFSFVGMKTQEVVWKGEPELHITMEEEATQMDEVVITGYQTVDRRKSTSSVTSVKMEDLNIPGVSSIDQMLQGQIPDLIFMSNSGEVGVVPKLRIRGTSTLIGNREPLWVLDGIVMQDPVDVPASDLNDPDYINRIGNAIAGINPQDIERIDVLKDAAATALYGTRAANGVIVVTTKKGRIGRPIVNYNLTTTFRQRPSYNDRAINVMNSRERMQFSRELVAQHYPFPDDINMVGYEGLLNQLYNHELTDEQFEKEVERLSVINTDWFDLLTKNSVSHSHTISISGGSSEATYYASIGYTRDNDVVWDSNNERYTATMKMNTNLTSWFNASLNVNGNVSTRQYYQQELSPMDYAYKTTRALPAYDENGEYFYFQKRKWGTMSPEYYRYNILNELENSSYNQRGSALSVTANLQFSLINWLKANVIASYQTSNTIQESWWGEQTNYAAKLRGTEYGVLPAPRTEGEPDYLGNPTYTGGTSLLPYGGELSHNQSDNHSYTVRLQLDGNYSFGKSDQHNINGSIGFEMSSTRNRGYSRTERGYYKDRGMSFVNDIDHEKFPDYAQWVLQNPARMTDGKSNTISSYASISYSYYNYFTVNTNARVDGSNAFGDQSNDKLLPIWSASANWNISELPGLKETKWLDFLRLKASFGYQGNMLSDQSPVMIISKEPLNSHFGENVASVSRYPNPNLKWETTTSYNLGMELGLFQRKVMIEAEYWWKHTEDAFMDKSIAMMNGVPNDIYQVNQGDIDNHGYNVSLTFMPYQSQDWFWSVSTSISKTFNKMKSKVDVDQYELSNFLNGSALVKGKPIGTFYSYKFIGLSPVNGGPMFDDYADNPEILRGLNKYDTYTRVLTPSGRREPTISGNLNTTLRWKNIRLNGNFAYSLGNKIRLFAIYNAASDAVMDAQNIRPENNVSKFFLNRWRKPGDERHTNIPAIIGKGDDNYSLYERHWSDKYQDIQPLATSVWEMYDYGDHRVVSGNYLKCSNLGLTYQFTETMLKKLRLSRLDVSFSATNLFTISAKELKGQTPTQGGFASIQLSDRPTYTLGLTVSF